The following coding sequences are from one Primulina eburnea isolate SZY01 chromosome 15, ASM2296580v1, whole genome shotgun sequence window:
- the LOC140815560 gene encoding uncharacterized protein, whose protein sequence is MCPVTENQEENSVNRQENNQGNGPSPPPPDVATRALEGMARLFEQQLQQQQLQQQQLQLQLQQQQQTQQAPRPPQDIYDQFRRLGPKEFSGTTDPFAAESWIRSLEVHIRYLNMGDADRVRCTTYMLRDDASLWWEGVEHGVNLATITWPQFKEIFYEKGCHFVPLIARDPAEKLRHFMDGLRPSLRNNVMMMHPLDYATATTCAFKSEQALRDIDFEIQRKRQQHHNNSQPSKKQNTGPPRPQGPQKPQGQIKKQGQQRPQNQGAPPPTERQPCKECNRPNLGKCEWETYKCFYCKENGHKAVDCPKRKAPTVGRAYVMNAEEAEEEADTTLITGRIIILGIATYALLDSRATHSFISETFIKRLKITPQDMGLGFKVSIPSGDQMLTSKIVKDLELRLFKNVVQADLIVLPMPEFDIILEMDWLSVNGASIDFSQRSVSIRPPDGKPFVF, encoded by the exons ATGTGCCCTGTCACTGAAAACCAAGAGGAGAACAGTGTTAACCGTCAAGAAAACAACCAAGGGAATGGACCTtcaccaccaccaccagatGTTGCTACTCGTGCTCTTGAGGGGATGGCTCGTTTATTCGAGCAACAGTTACAGCAACAGCAgttgcagcagcagcagctACAGTTACAGTTACAGCAGCAACAGCAGACACAGCAGGCACCTAGGCCACCACAGGACATCTATGATCAAttccggaggctagggccgaaggaattCTCAGGCACCACCGATCCATTTGCTGCCGAGAGCTGGATTCGTTCTCTTGAGGTACACATCCGTTATCTGAATATGGGAGATGCTGACCGTGTGAGGTGTACCACTTACATGCTTAGGGATGATGCTTCACTTTGGTGGGAGGGGGTCGAGCATGGTGTTAACCTTGCTACTATCACTTGGCCACAATTCAAAGAAATTTTCTATGAGAA gggttgtcactttgtaccccttattgcgAGAGATCCTGCAGAAAAGCTTAGGCACTTCATGGATGGTCTACGTCCTTCTCTACGTAACAATGTTATGATGATGCATCCATTAGATTATGCTACCGCCACTACTTGTGCCTTCAAGTCTGAGCAAGCTTTGAGGgatattgattttgaaattCAGCGTAAAAGGCAACAGCACCATAATAACAGTCAGCCAAGCAAGAAGCAGAATACGGGTCcacctagacctcaagggcctcaaaaaCCCCAAGGTCAAATCAAGAAGCAAGGGCAGCAGAGGCCACAGAATCAAGGAGCACCACCGCCTACTGAGAGGCAACCCTGCAAAGAATGTAATCGGCCGAATCTTGGCAAGTGCGAATGGGAGACCTACAAGTGTTTCTACTGCAAGGAAAATGGGCACAAAGCTGTTGATTGCCCAAAGAGAAAGGCACCTACTGTAGGGCGAGCGTATGTTATGAATGCCGAGGAAGCGGAGGAAGAAGCAGACACTACTCTTATCACAG GGAGGATTATCATTCTAGGTATAGCTACCTATGCATTGCTGGATTCAAGAGCTACACATTCCTTCATATCTGAAACCTTCATCAAAAGACTGAAaattactcctcaagatatgggtttgggtttcaaagtttcgATTCCATCTGGTGATCAGATGCTCACGTCTAAAATTGTCAAggatctggagcttcgtttattcaaaAATGTAGTTCAGGCTGATCTTATTGTGCTCCCTATGCCCGAATTCGATATTATACTTgagatggattggctatcagtGAATGGAGCATCGATTGATTTCAGTCAGCGATCAGTGTCTATTCGACCGCCTGATGGTAAACCGTTTGTTTTTTAG